ctgtgtcgagctgtatgcctaccagaaaaccggcagtggaaaagaggcataagtgtgcTCCCGTACCCCTAGTGGCTCCCAGGGTGAGGTTAGAGCATGGCCTTTGGCCAGGATCAGGACTAAAATTCAGTGGGTGCTGGCCATATAAATAAACAACCCAGATGAATGGGATCTGAGATTGTAAGTCATTGTACAGGAGTGGGAGGACAtgggattgtttttgtttttttactacggCCCAGGATTGAGATAGATAGGGATTTTTTTCTGTGAGAGCGGGACGGGGACAGGAGGTAAAATCCACCACCGTGTCATGCTCTACCGGtatacattccattccattccacttgGCTGGCACTTTTATTTTCAGCGATTTACAGTTAATTAaagggtattggtgacagtccctggagcaacatggggttaggtgccttgctcaagggcacttcagccatggattgaggtgTAGGGGAGATTTActgtaaggatgggatttgaacctgcaaccctttgatcttaagACAACCTCACCTAACCACGGGGTCTGCCCGGGGgtcagacagcccattagtccgacagcccataagtcaggcaataagccatagaggagcataACGTCCAGGCTACTGGGCTACAAGCTACATGCCTttaatgacggttagggttaggaattgttttggtttgggcatagttttaacttttcagttaacttagtgaatatttacaaaattatgCCACTAAAATAATTGCATACTGACAGACAACGCCTTTAATGATGGTTAGGGTtaagaattgttttggtttgggcatagtacgtgtgtggtcggactaatgggctgtcacCCCTAACCATAATGCCACGGCTGGCCCATGACTGCAGGTGGACGTGCTGGTGCTGCCGTACACGGGCAATATCAGCATGCTGGTGGCCATCCCCCAGAAGCTGACGGGCATGAGGAACCTGGAGCAGGAGATATCACCCACCGTCGTCAACAAGTGGCTCAAAAACATGACCAACAGGTGAGATGAGACGCTGTTTACATGTATATGGATATGGATGCGCACACCGCAATACGCACACCAACGGTTTGTCGAGCCATCTATCTTCACCAGACGAAAACAGAATTTTAGAAATCTCTTTAGGGGGCTATAACGTACATGTCACATATCTCGTCCACCATAGTCAACAGGTGGCTCAAAAACATGACCAACAGGTGAGATGAGACGCATAGCTCAAAGAGTGAGTTACATCCAAACGTcagacctgggagcaggacaagcaaatgaccagatgaaaaagagaaaagtccgcttcaaccaggattttgtGCTCCCACTagttatttttcttattttactGTGAGGCTTTGGGTAATCACCCTTCTTCAAAACATCACAGAacaagtgggagcagaaaaaccctggttgaagcggacttttctcttttttatgagACGCATAGCTGCCAACAATCCTGTTTCTCCCAACACGTTGCTCAACAACATTACCAACGGGTAAGGAGATGGAGGTGCATAGCTGCCAACAATCAGGGTTTTCACAACTGGTTGTCAGTCAGCACATTCAAAAGGTGTGAGTTGTAATTAGTTGTTAAGTAACTCTTATGAATGAAGTCCAAGAATCCGTAACACGATCAtaataagctaaaaaaaaaaacacacacatttttatacaCACTATAACACAAGAGGGAGGAGGGGCACTGGTCCATTTCACATAAGGCGAAGACAAAATATCCAGTTATTCAGCTCAGACAGAATCTTAACAAGGATCAAAATGGCTAGATTTTGCACACACAGCCTTGAGCAACACTTTATTAACAGGAAATTCCTGATCGGGCCTCCTAAATCCAACACAAGGTTTAATCTGTGCATGGGAAAAACTCAGATTCCTGCGCTACAAGAACAGGATATGCAGTAAACACTCTGTGCTGCACTTCATACCACAAGGCCTcgctagggctggactgggacaaaaatggtaacactttacaataagggtaaaAATGTATACATGAATATGATCGGAATTATGTTGGAAATAATGTATGATTCATGGTGAATTAACAAATGATTTATGAATGCAGTGATGTTTAATATACTAGTGATGAAAAGGGAGTACTGTTTGAGTACTGTTTGAAATCACTATTACTCACTATAAACTAATTCTGGTATATCAAAggtaaattcatggtgtgagttccaagtgttaatatattcatgtacccttattgtaaaggtTTAACCAAAAAGATCAGGCCTGGCATTTTCGTCCAAGAccggtctgccaggcattgagaaagacagtgaagcctgtgacaacattgttagtcatctattacgagctattttgaccacaacagtcaaCTGACTTGGCGAGGACATCTGTGGTAGCATGagaactgataccactacattgaggggagatacaggccaaactcatcaacagtccactgggcaaatgccctgtatgccttatggccaatgcAGCCATGGGCCTCGCTATGATAAACAAAAGCTGCATGACATGGCACAAAAGAACAGGCCCCTGCTGTTTCGAGACCGCTGTCCCCTGAGTCATTTGTATTTCCCTGCCTCGTTGTTATTCTCTGAATAGTCAGGTGGAACCTTCATTAGGCAGCATATAATAGTTGGGCGTACAGTCATAGGAAAAGTTTGTACACCTAAAATACGataaacatgtaaatgtttggatgGAATTACATGTAGTTAAAGCAGACAGgatttgttccttcttgtgatttccgggaagatcagaccattaTGTCTCaagaccaattttgacagaaatgtaagacatttttTAGGGTGTACACACTTTTCCCTATGACTGTATGTTCCTACTGACTTTTAACATATTAGGCATATTTTCCTACTGCCCGCTACTGTGATTCAGTAGGTTCAGTATGAATACACAGT
This genomic window from Engraulis encrasicolus isolate BLACKSEA-1 unplaced genomic scaffold, IST_EnEncr_1.0 scaffold_1823_np1212, whole genome shotgun sequence contains:
- the LOC134442603 gene encoding heparin cofactor 2-like, translated to TWETKFPKEQTHYRNFRVNDKQQVRVAMMTNKGSYQAATDNELQVDVLVLPYTGNISMLVAIPQKLTGMRNLEQEISPTVVNKWLKNMTNR